In one window of Phyllopteryx taeniolatus isolate TA_2022b chromosome 23, UOR_Ptae_1.2, whole genome shotgun sequence DNA:
- the naa38 gene encoding N-alpha-acetyltransferase 38, NatC auxiliary subunit isoform X1 has product MATIEENGPPTHDQRDASSSFQAREKLQGLLNKNMRIRMTDGRTLVGLFLCTDRDCNIILGSAQEFLKSTDTFSQGEPRVLGLAMIPGHHVVSIEAEADTLDDAQDFGVNHSEMDL; this is encoded by the exons ATGGCAACAATCGAGGAAAACGGACCGCCGACTCAT GACCAGCGTGACGCGTCGTCGTCGTTCCAGGCGAGGGAGAAGCTCCAGGGCCTGCTGAACAAGAACATGAGGATCCGTATGACTGACGGCCGGACCTTGGTGGGCCTTTTCCTCTGCACGGACCGCGACTGTAACATAATCCTCGGATCGGCTCAGGAGTTCCTCAAATCCACGG ACACTTTCTCCCAGGGTGAACCCCGAGTTCTGGGCCTGGCCATGATCCCGGGTCACCATGTGGTCTCCATCGAAGCCGAGGCGGACACGCTGGACGACGCGCAAGATTTCGGAGTGAACCATTCGGAAATGGACCTTTGA
- the naa38 gene encoding N-alpha-acetyltransferase 38, NatC auxiliary subunit isoform X2 has translation MATIEENGPPTHAREKLQGLLNKNMRIRMTDGRTLVGLFLCTDRDCNIILGSAQEFLKSTDTFSQGEPRVLGLAMIPGHHVVSIEAEADTLDDAQDFGVNHSEMDL, from the exons ATGGCAACAATCGAGGAAAACGGACCGCCGACTCAT GCGAGGGAGAAGCTCCAGGGCCTGCTGAACAAGAACATGAGGATCCGTATGACTGACGGCCGGACCTTGGTGGGCCTTTTCCTCTGCACGGACCGCGACTGTAACATAATCCTCGGATCGGCTCAGGAGTTCCTCAAATCCACGG ACACTTTCTCCCAGGGTGAACCCCGAGTTCTGGGCCTGGCCATGATCCCGGGTCACCATGTGGTCTCCATCGAAGCCGAGGCGGACACGCTGGACGACGCGCAAGATTTCGGAGTGAACCATTCGGAAATGGACCTTTGA